A region of the Chlamydia buteonis genome:
AGACTCGTTCCTATTTCGAATCTAATGATTATTTCCATCTTGATCCCAACCAAGTAGACTTTTTCTGCCAACCCCTTTGGCCTTTATTATCCTTATCGGGAGATTTGTTCCTTGAAGATACTGACACTCTATCCTTAGGGCCCAATGGAAATGGTTGCCTAGCAACTCTTCTCTATACCTCAGGGTTATGGGAAAAATGGAAGAAAGCAGGAATTGAAATGGTTAGCGTTATCCCTATCGACAATCCTTTAGCTCTACCTTTTGATGTAGAACTTTGTGGATTCCATGGTATGGAAAATAACGAAGTCACTATTAAAGCTGCTTTACGACAAACTGCTATTGAAGATGTGGGAATCTTAGTACAATCTAATGATTCTGGTAAAACCTCAGTCATTGAATATTCTGAAATACCCCAAAATGAAAGATTTGCTACAAACTCGGATGGCACGCTAAAGTATTGCTTAGCCAATATCGGTCTCTATTGCTTATCTATGGATTTCATTGCCCATGCGGCCCTGCGCGAACTTCCCCTTTATAAAGCTCATAAACATGCAAAACAGTTAGGTCTATATTCCTCAGAGAAAAACTCTTGGAAATTCGAAGAATTTATCTTCGACCTCTTTTGCTATAGCGAACGTTGCCAAACTCTTGTATACCCCCGTCAAGAATGTTTCGCACCACTAAAAAATCTTGAAGGCAACCACAGTCCTGCTACTGTCCGAGAAGCTCTTTCCGCTAGAGAACGTCAAATCTTCCATAAAGTTACTGGAAAAAAACTTTCCCCAAACACAACATTTGAATTAGAAGCCGATTTCTATTATCCTTTAACCTCTACTTCCCTACACTGGGAAAATAAAGCGTTTTTCGAGGAACCATTTTTTGAGGCCTCATGAAAGAGAAAATTGCCTGCTTAGGTATGGGCATTTGGGGATTTTGCCTTGCTTCCTTATTAGCGAATAAGGGTTATCGTGTAGTAGGATGGGCTCGCAATCCTGAATTAGTTGCGCAACTACAAACTGAGCATCGGCATCCCCAAGCTCCTGACATTCCAATTCATCCGAATTTGTCATTCACTACAGATATGGTGGAGGCGGTAGACGGCGCTTCTATGATTGTGGAGGCGGTCTCTTCAGCAGGAATACGCCCAGTATCTGAACAGCTAAAAACAATTATCGACCTCAATGTTCCTTTTGTCATTACCTCTAAAGGTATTGAGCAGCATACCGGACTCCTCCTCAGTGAAATCGTTGTCGAGATTTTCGGTAGCAAGGCTTCCCGATATCTCGGCTATCTCAGTGGGCCTTCTATAGCAAGAGAAGTCCTTAAAGGCTGTCCTTGTTCAGTTGTGATCAGTGCATATGACCCTGACACTTTGAAAAAAATACATAATGCTTTTCTCACCCCGAAGTTTCGTGTGTATCCCAATAGTGATCTTAAAGGCGTAGCTCTCGGTGGTGCTCTAAAAAATATCATAGCTATTGCCTGTGGAATTTCTGATGGGTTCCAATTTGGAGATAATGCTAAATCGGGATTAGTAACTCGAGGTCTTCATGAAATACGCAAATTTGCCACTATCATGGACTGCCGCCCCGATACTCTCAATGGCTTAGCAGGCCTTGGAGATCTTTGTACAACCTGTTTTTCTTCACTAAGTAGAAATACCAGGTTTGGGAAGCTAATAGCTCAGGGATTAACCCTTAAACAAGCAAAAGCAGAAATCGGCATGGTTGTGGAAGGTGCTTATACAGCCCTTTCAGCGTATCAAATTGCTAAACATCATAAAATCGATATGCCGATAACTACAGGCATCTACCGCGTTTTATACGAAAATCTTGATATCAAAGAAGGTATTGCTGCACTATTACAAAGAAATACTAAGGAAGAATATCTTTAAACAGGGAGACATGCTCTATCTTCTCATCCCCTTAGATAGAAGCCTCATCCTACTGAGTTTTCATTTGTACATTTTTTTACCATTTGTTAAAGATGAATTTATAACGCATAGTAAATAAGGCCATCTACTAAATGAATAGCAAGCTGAAAAAGCACCTATGTTTAGCATCCCTCTCTCTCCTAGCTTTATCAGGAATGTTCTCCTCCTCTACCCTTAATGCTATGCCATCGGGGAATCCTGCAAGTCCTGTAATTCCTAATATTAATCCTGAACAAAAGGGAATGTGTGCTTTTGAAATCTGCAATAGCTACAACCTCTTTGCAGCACTGACCGGAAGCTTAAAAATAGGATTTGCTGGTGATTATGTTTTTTCAGAAAGTGCGCGAATAAGCAATGTTCCTGTCGTGACCTCAGTTAGCACAATGAATACAGGTCCCTCGCCTACAGTTACCTCAACAACAAAAGACTTCGATTTTGATTTAAATGATTCTAAAGTTAGCTCTAGCTGTGTCTTTGCCTCGGTAGCTTTCCAAGATACCTCACCAGCGGCTATCCCGCTTTTAGATATTAGTTTTGATGTAAAAATCGGCGGCTTAAAACAATACTACCGTCTTCCCCTTAACGCTTACCGAGACTATACCTCTTCTCCTCTAGCCTCCGAATCACAAGTTACCGACGGTTTAGTAGAAGTTCAAAGTAATTATGGTTTCGTTTGGGATCTAAGTTTGAAAAAGATCCTTTGGAAAGATGGGATTTCTTTCATAGGTATTGGTGCGGATTATCGTCATGCAGCATGTCCAGTCAACTACATTGTTGTGAATAGTCAAGCAAACCCTGAAGTGTACTTCGAAGATTCTACAGGGAAAATAAGCTATAAAGAATGGTCGGCAAACATCGGCATTGCCACCTATATAAACGATTACATTCTTCCTTATATTTCCGCTTCTGTAGGGAATGCTTCAAGGCAAGCCCCTGCTGATAGTTTCAAACGTTTGGAAAGCCAATTCACCAACTTGAAATTTAAAGTTCGCAAAATCAATAACTTCCACCGAGTAAACTTTTGCTGCGGGGCTACCTGCTGCGCATCTGACAACTTTTTCTATAATGTTGAAGGTCGTTGGGGTTGCCAACGCGCCATAAATATAACCGCAGGTCTCCAATTCTAATAAGAACTAATTAACGTACGATACACGTTATGCATCAGTTTCAATGATGCTGCAACTAAACTCCACTCTTGCTGCATAGCCCGCATCTGAAGTTCCAACATCAGTTGGTGTGTTTGCGCAAGGTCTCCATAATTTTGTACGTCAGCAAGGCAAGTATTAAAGAAAGTAAGTAAGCCTCCTTTGGCTGTTCCTGTAGCGACGTCTATCTCACCATCAACAACCTTATGTTCTAAATCTTGCAATGTAATTATAGAAAAATCTGACCCCATAATCTTGTAAGAAGCTTCATACTCATTATTCCCAGGCATGAAAATAAGCGAGTTCAGATTCAACATCAGATTTTTCATCTGTGTTAACATAATCACTAACTCACTGTCATACCCGCTAACAATATTCTGAAGTTGTTTTTTCTGATCATCAGTAAGCGTGTCATTCCCCTGAATGTTTTTAGAAATTTGCTTCAATAGAGCCTGAGCTTTCTCAGCGCTTTTAATATCATTTCTTAACTGCAGACGCTCCTCTTCATAGCGATCTACTATCATCTGATAGCCAAATTTAAAATTTGCGGTTCCTGATGTCTGAGAGATGTACGATCCTAAATTATAAATAATAGGAGCAGAGTTGAAAGTCTTAATAACTTCTAAAAGCGGACTAAACAGGTTCTGAGCATATCCTGAAAGGTTCAGCTCCCTTCCTAAAGCATATAAAGCTGTCTCTTGAGCAGGAATATATTTATCTAAAAGAATATAAGCAAATGCAGATTGAAAAGGCATCTTAT
Encoded here:
- a CDS encoding CT620/CT621 family type III secretion system effector, translating into MRNSPIQSYQQPHQIFEGPKFAERRVSPAEVAADYTKMNEVASHLKIMQDLLKEASELGLRREFVSSLNRDFLDTGFEIAVMQTVLTEKENKELRKQANKIFQEHLERTSPQALTTAPELAPVDGSIVNKMPFQSAFAYILLDKYIPAQETALYALGRELNLSGYAQNLFSPLLEVIKTFNSAPIIYNLGSYISQTSGTANFKFGYQMIVDRYEEERLQLRNDIKSAEKAQALLKQISKNIQGNDTLTDDQKKQLQNIVSGYDSELVIMLTQMKNLMLNLNSLIFMPGNNEYEASYKIMGSDFSIITLQDLEHKVVDGEIDVATGTAKGGLLTFFNTCLADVQNYGDLAQTHQLMLELQMRAMQQEWSLVAASLKLMHNVYRTLISSY
- a CDS encoding UTP--glucose-1-phosphate uridylyltransferase — encoded protein: MTDSVTFPSVVEMSSLTEKLKSINQEHLLDSWSSLSQKQQQRLYHQISSIDIDLFHKQQQLITSPRPILKDFHPLTSFASSGEDPERTQVGTKLLKEKKVACVVLAGGQGSRLKCDGPKGLFPVSPIKKKPLFQLVAEKVCAASKLANQPLPLAFMTSPLNNRQTRSYFESNDYFHLDPNQVDFFCQPLWPLLSLSGDLFLEDTDTLSLGPNGNGCLATLLYTSGLWEKWKKAGIEMVSVIPIDNPLALPFDVELCGFHGMENNEVTIKAALRQTAIEDVGILVQSNDSGKTSVIEYSEIPQNERFATNSDGTLKYCLANIGLYCLSMDFIAHAALRELPLYKAHKHAKQLGLYSSEKNSWKFEEFIFDLFCYSERCQTLVYPRQECFAPLKNLEGNHSPATVREALSARERQIFHKVTGKKLSPNTTFELEADFYYPLTSTSLHWENKAFFEEPFFEAS
- a CDS encoding NAD(P)H-dependent glycerol-3-phosphate dehydrogenase, which translates into the protein MKEKIACLGMGIWGFCLASLLANKGYRVVGWARNPELVAQLQTEHRHPQAPDIPIHPNLSFTTDMVEAVDGASMIVEAVSSAGIRPVSEQLKTIIDLNVPFVITSKGIEQHTGLLLSEIVVEIFGSKASRYLGYLSGPSIAREVLKGCPCSVVISAYDPDTLKKIHNAFLTPKFRVYPNSDLKGVALGGALKNIIAIACGISDGFQFGDNAKSGLVTRGLHEIRKFATIMDCRPDTLNGLAGLGDLCTTCFSSLSRNTRFGKLIAQGLTLKQAKAEIGMVVEGAYTALSAYQIAKHHKIDMPITTGIYRVLYENLDIKEGIAALLQRNTKEEYL